DNA sequence from the Vicia villosa cultivar HV-30 ecotype Madison, WI linkage group LG3, Vvil1.0, whole genome shotgun sequence genome:
GCGTTCGAGGAAAATGTCTTAAAACTAATATCGAAGACCAGGCGACCTTATGGCATATGCGGTTTGGTCATCTACATCATGTTGGGCTTAAGAGATTATCAAAGAAAAACATGGTGCATGGACTACCTAACATGGAATATGAAGGAAAATTTTGTGAAGAATGTATACTTGGTAAGCAAACGAGAACTTATTTTCCAAATAAGGCATAATATTAGGCTAAGCACATCCTTGAATTAATTCACACTGATATTTGTGGACCAATCACTCCAGAATCCTTTAGCGGATaaaggtatttcatctatttcatTGATGATTTCTCAAGGAAGACTTGGGTCTATTTCTTGAAAGAAAAATCCGAAGCATTCGACGCATTTAAGAAGTTTAAAGCAATGGTGGAGAAGGCAACTGATCGACATATCAAAACCCTTCGATCTGATATAGGTAGAGAGTATACCTCGATAGCCTTTATGAAGTACTGTGAAGAGCAAGGAATAAATAGATTTCTAACTGCAGCATactcacctcaacaaaatggggttgctgaaaggaagaatcgaacAGTCCTTGACATGGTTCGCTCAATGCTTAAGAGCAAAAATATGTCAAAggaattttgggcagaagctgtGCAGTGTGCATCTATGTTCAGAATAGATGTCCACATTCGAAGATGGGAGATCAAACACCACAAGAAGCCTGGAATGGACAGAAGCCGACTGTATCTCACTTTAGAGTATTTGGTAGTGTTGCTTATGCACATGTGCCAGATTAACAAAGAACGAAACTTGAAGACAAGAGCCAAAAGTACATACTAGTTGGGTATGATGAGAAAACAAAAGGATATAGGCTATTCGATCCCATAAGCAAAAAGGTGATAGTGAGTAGAGACGTTCGAGTAAACGAAGCAAGCATATGGGACTGGAACAATTCGACAGAAGCTGTATTTGAAACTGGAGAACCATCAGTCACTATACCAACAAGAATTTTGACAAATCCTGAAGACTCTGACAATGAAGATGAACTCTCACAACCAAGAATGCAAAGTTTGCAAAAGCTATATGACAACACAGAAGAAGTACACCTTGTATGTCTGCTGGCAGATTATGAAAACATCAGTTTCGAAGAAGCAAGGAGATATGAAAATTGGAAGAATGCCATGAACGAAGAAATCAAGGCAATTTAACATAACAATACTTGGGAACTAGTAGACTTACCAGAAGGAAGTCGAACCATCAGTGTGAAGTGGGTGttcaagaaaaagatgaatgcACAAGGCAAAGTCAAAAGATACAAGGCACGACTTGTGGCAAAAGGATACAAGCAGAAAGCAGGAATTGATTATGACGAAGTGTTTGCACCTGTTGCAAGAATGGAGACAATTCGACTGCTCATTTTTCAAGCTGCTCAATTCAAATGGCCaatattccaaatggatgtgaaATCAGCATTTATGAATGGTGTGCtcgaagaagaagtttatgttgaACAACCACAAGGATACACGAAAGTCAAAAATGAAGGAAAGTGTTAAAACTTAAGAAATCACTTTATGGGCTAAAGCATGCACCACGAGCGTGGAAATACACACATTGATACTTACTTCATGGAGAATGGTTTTCAACAATGTCCATATGAACATGCTCTATGTGTCAAGAAGGATAAAGAAAATATACTTCTTGTTGCCCTCTACGTCGACGACCTAATTTTCTTGGGAAACAATGATGAAATGATTGAGAATTCAAAGGAACAATGACACGTGAATTTAAAATGACAGATTTAGGGTTGATGGGtttctttcttggtctggaagttcgacaagaagaaattggaatttttgtctcacaagaaaaatatgcaaaatatATCCTGAAGAGATTTAAAATGGAAGGCTGCAATCCAATCTCAACTCCAATGGAACCCGGAGCCAACCTTCAAAATTTGATGGGGGAGAACATGTCGAAGCAAACAAATTTTGAAGCTTGGTTAGAAGTCTACGATACCTCACATGCACGAGACCAGACCTTTCGCTGAGTGTTGGAATTATAAGTCGATTTATGGAAGAACCAGTATACACACATTGGAAGGCTTTGAAAAGAATTCTTCGTTACCCCCAAGGAACTGTGTCACTTGGAATGTTTTACTCAAGAGCAGAAGATTACAAGCTGATGGGCTACTCCGACAGCGATTGGTATGGAGATATAGACGATCGAAAGAGTACATCAGGATATGTATTTTTCATGGGGAATACAACTTTCACCTGGCTCTCAAGGAAGCAACCAATTGTAACACTATCGACATGCGAAGCAGAGTACGTGGCATCATCTTGGTGTGTATGCCATGCTATATGGCTTAGAAGACTGTTAAGCAAATTGGAGCAGAGGCAGGAAAATGCAACAACAGTGCAAGTCGACAACAAATCAGCAATCGAACTGGTAAAGAACCCAGTGAACAATGAACGAAGCAAACACATCGACGTTCGTTACCACTTCATTCGAGAACATGTAAAGAATGGAAGCGTCAAACTAATGCATGTGGCAAGCAAGGACCAAGCTGCGGACATCCTCACAAAATCATTATCGAAAGAGCTATTCGGCAGAGGGAAAAAGATGCTAGGAATGATGGATCGAAAAAGCATTTAAGTTTTTGGGGGAGTTTTGTTAGATAAACTTAAATGCTGTATTGGGTAGCGGAAAGGGTAGATTCCCTTGGGCAGTGAATAGTTATATTCTTCTAGGAACTATCAGATAATTAATGTTGCAGTATTTTATATCTTATccttgtgtagcaacctgccttaaaattgaaaggtttaaagtcgccacctattctgaagggcgaataggaaactctATGCAGTttaaagattcagggtaagttattataatcaggttgagggaaggtgttaggcaccctcaaccctttcttaAAGGTTACATTGTaaaataaaggtttatggcaaggttataaagaaaggtgacagaaagtaataaggttaataagcaaatattatgaacatgattagagttttgaggagggggactcgccttgttaccaagtgcctacgtatctccttagggagaatcagagtcaacgtagttcgggtacagggttgtacgccttagaattagaatttgatttgatatggtttgaagttgttttaaaggctttttgagtggcctatcatagttttgaatttgatttgaagatgaaagtgttttgaagtttggcgtacaaccctgatttgatgtgttaccgttagatgcgatgatcaatagatttgatcattatagttaacggattatacggggtattgctggttactcttaccgatagattcgatcgtcgcgggcagcaaataaagTGTATTGAATTATGtgttttatcattttattattttatctctcgtcattgcgactaatagatatagtcgggtcgaggagagaattaaaccagaattagttaaatttatattaacaaataaattaaattgatcaaaaattatttctcgtctaatgcgactaataggtatagtcggttcggggagaaaattaaattaaatgataaaaaaaacaaacaattaaataattaaggttttttacaaaaataattaattaaactttttattttacaCAAGGGGGGTGTATATTACTAAAGGGGTAGCAATTTGAGGGTGTGTAGATAGCAAGGATTTAGGCCCATTAAAAATGTTCAGTCCGCCTGATTCAATGTGACGAAGGCGCAAGATTATGGTGTGTGTTTAGATCTGGGAGCGTTGGATTTAGATCCGATCTAATCATACGGTTTACACGTAAGGGTAATGAGGAATGTAACGAGGACGTGCACGTATGGAATCATGTTCCTTATGCAAAATGTGTGGCCATAGGGAGGCCACGCGTCATCCTCCTCAGCACACGTGTTTAACCATAAAACGCAGCAGTTGCCCCCCTAcgcttcttttccttttcattttctctcTCTAAGTTCTCTCTCCCTTCTCTCAACAATA
Encoded proteins:
- the LOC131659526 gene encoding secreted RxLR effector protein 161-like is translated as MEEPVYTHWKALKRILRYPQGTVSLGMFYSRAEDYKLMGYSDSDWYGDIDDRKSTSGYVFFMGNTTFTWLSRKQPIVTLSTCEAEYVASSWCVCHAIWLRRLLSKLEQRQENATTVQVDNKSAIELVKNPVNNERSKHIDVRYHFIREHVKNGSVKLMHVASKDQAADILTKSLSKELFGRGKKMLGMMDRKSI